From Saccharomycodes ludwigii strain NBRC 1722 chromosome IV, whole genome shotgun sequence, one genomic window encodes:
- the ZTA1 gene encoding NADPH:quinone reductase (similar to Saccharomyces cerevisiae YBR046C | ZTA1 | ZeTA-crystallin): protein MSSIPKTQKAFVLTKTGDSLDVLKYQQDYPVPTDLSPHDILIKNKYSGVNYIENYFRTGIYPVEKPTVLGREATGVIVAKGEQIQDFNIGDSVAYLSTRTFAQYTKYNINENSQILKLSENGSSKVSDDDLKLYAASLIQGLTALTFSERAYKVKSGDYVLVYAAAGGVGLLLNQLIRAKGAHPIAIASTDEKLKLASENGAEFLIKSKIDGTDDDKVVEQVLKFTNGEGVAAVFDSLGKNSFDISMKALKRLGTFVSFGNATGVVPPISINVLSPKNITLLRPVVFHYIYTRKEFEQYTAKLFDLIRSGKLNILIYKTYPLSEYKVADQELLDRKTVGKLVLKIPE from the coding sequence ATGTCCAGTATTCCTAAAACTCAAAAAGCCTTTGTTTTAACGAAAACTGGTGATTCATTAGatgtattaaaatatcaacagGATTATCCAGTTCCAACAGATTTATCTCCACATGATATcttaatcaaaaataaatacagcGGTGTTAattatattgaaaattattttagaACAGGTATATATCCAGTGGAAAAGCCAACTGTTCTAGGCAGAGAAGCTACTGGTGTGATTGTAGCAAAAGGTGAGCAAATCCaagattttaatattggtGATAGCGTTGCTTATTTGTCCACAAGAACTTTTGCTCAGTACACAAAATacaatattaatgaaaacaGTCAGATTCTTAAATTATCTGAAAATGGCTCCTCCAAAGTcagtgatgatgatttgaAGTTATATGCTGCTTCTCTAATACAAGGTTTGACCGCTTTAACTTTTAGTGAAAGAGCTTACAAAGTCAAAAGTGGAGACTATGTTTTAGTATATGCTGCTGCTGGCGGAGTGGGTTTACTATTAAATCAATTGATCAGAGCTAAAGGTGCTCACCCCATTGCAATTGCCTCGACTgatgaaaaattgaaattggCTTCTGAAAATGGTGCtgaatttttaatcaaAAGTAAGATTGATGGtactgatgatgataaagTTGTTGAACAAGTGCTTAAATTCACAAATGGTGAAGGTGTTGCTGCAGTTTTTGATTCTTTGGGGAAAAACAGTTTTGATATTTCAATGAAAGCTTTGAAAAGATTGGGGACATTTGTTAGTTTTGGTAATGCTACTGGGGTAGTTCCGccaatttcaataaatgttttatcacctaaaaatattacacTTTTAAGACctgttgtttttcattACATCTATACTAGAAAAGAATTTGAACAATATACAGCTAAACtatttgatttaattaGGTCCGGgaaattgaatattttgatttataaaACATATCCATTGAGTGAATATAAAGTTGCTGATCAAGAGTTATTGGATAGAAAGACTGTTGGAAAGTTGGTTTTAAAGATTCCTGAatga
- the UNG1 gene encoding uracil-DNA glycosylase (similar to Saccharomyces cerevisiae YML021C | UNG1 | Uracil DNA N-Glycosylase), whose product MTAHNKRPKTVLDFFTKKEPQQQFKKQKTNLSNSYKKENHSVLSDPNGKENLSIPHNSSITNPTIVTSNESLIPSDKQALLKLEIDTIDPSWFKILRKEFIKPYFLSLKTFLNNEINVKHKKVFPPEQDIYSWTRLTKFEDVKVVIIGQDPYHNFNQAHGLAFSVRHPTPAPPSLINIYKEIQKYNYPDFKIDNSNGDLTNWSKQGVLLLNTCLTVEAHKAFSHAKKGWEIFTSKVIELLILDRLENKKPLCLILWGNNAKKVISKDLAKKIENKKNILVLKSTHPSPLSAGRGGFFNERHFKKVNDWLFNDFHQKMIDWSIVEGTTLKEVQEKNQKLIQ is encoded by the coding sequence ATGACTGCCCACAATAAAAGACCTAAGACcgttttagatttttttaccaAGAAAGAACCTcaacaacaatttaaaaaacaaaaaactaATTTGTCAAATTcgtataaaaaagaaaatcattCAGTCTTATCTGATCCAAATGGAAAGGAAAACCTTAGCATACCTCATAATTCTTCAATAACAAATCCCACCATTGTCACCAGTAATGAATCATTAATTCCTTCCGATAAACAagcattattaaaattagaaatagATACCATCGACCCCTCTTGGTTCAAAATATTACGAAAAGAATTTATCAAGCCATACTTTTTAAGTTTGAAAACTTTCCTAAATAACGAAATAAACgtaaaacataaaaaggTGTTTCCACCGGAGCAAGATATTTATTCATGGACTAGGTTAACCAAGTTTGAAGATGTAAAAGTAGTCATAATAGGTCAAGATCCCTACCATAATTTTAATCAAGCACACGGTTTAGCTTTTAGTGTTCGCCATCCAACCCCAGCACCACCAAGtctaataaatatttacaaaGAAATAcagaaatataattatcctGATTTCAAAATAGACAATTCAAATGGCGACTTAACTAATTGGAGTAAACAAGGTGTCTTATTGTTAAATACTTGTTTAACTGTTGAAGCACATAAAGCGTTTTCGCATGCTAAAAAAGGTTGGGAGATTTTTACCAGCAAAGTTATTGAGCTTTTAATACTTGATAGATTAGAAAATAAGAAGCCTTTGTGTTTGATACTATGGGGAAATAATGCCAAAAAGGTGATTTCTAAAGAtttagcaaaaaaaattgaaaataaaaaaaatattttggttttaaaatCTACTCATCCATCTCCTCTGTCTGCTGGTAGAGGTGGATTTTTCAATGAAAGACACTTTAAGAAAGTTAATGATTGGTTATTTAATGATTTCCATCAAAAGATGATTGATTGGAGTATTgttgaaggtactactTTGAAAGAAGtgcaagaaaaaaaccaaaagcTAATCCAGTAG
- the DOT1 gene encoding histone methyltransferase DOT1 (similar to Saccharomyces cerevisiae YDR440W | DOT1 | Disruptor Of Telomeric silencing): MTSNILETTITSDCKSDISIESKRKSSLVSPSSSFTDDMEILNNKDITPLSSSGNNHQLLQEKNEPPKVNKKNNIPTKEVEVSPTSQLQPRHEKQISATLLKLIKDANRYDPNCEYSLPTGFLRPRKPKKLGIYDEVLKEEQELKNQKIFKKKQEKKESIQRSKEKRKQSMEKTKEKKRKERKQRTSKNMITKKSSLSRDIIIEGNGEIFEHKMVESTNQEVDDRKLLKEILYYPEDKNKSQNNDIQQETKINKKENDTEKGEGRTYYFIYIDNKTIKKYSNFFIKDLPKDSPSDLIQSNQISQLNASTTVEFHPSVIYPNYKETFEIDFTNPKKLLVYNPMLEIGRTIEYNSLIYLPALYTDYVDQEILPNLFEAYKNENVESFQNAVLKYNNYILKIPKDAITKHLSNLEALPVSFIHFILTSVYVRTVLPDAKKLKKYVAFSNFVYGELLPSFLTTCYQQCDLNDEKIFVDLGSGVGNCVIQAALEYGCKLSFGCEIMENASDLTESQTRELEKRCKLLGINLGKTLFELRTSFVDNEKVIEILKKCDVLLINNFIFDAKMNGYIENLIQNVKVGCKIITLKTLRPYGFIADSNNIDNILCRLKVDKFSLPEDSVSWTYTGGGEYYISTVTDFIDESLLTVHARVRNIRKPNYSYELFPLQEDENEHSIGGKKSRGKKNKVSKTKKLKNDKPKKQKLNK; the protein is encoded by the coding sequence ATGACGTCTAACATATTAGAAACAACAATTACATCAGATTGCAAAAGTGATATATCCATTGagtcaaaaagaaaatcctCATTAGTTTCACCTTCTAGTTCTTTTACAGATGATATggaaattttaaacaataaGGATATTACTCCTTTATCCAGTAGCGGAAACAATCATCAATTATTacaggaaaaaaatgaacCACCAAAGgtaaacaagaaaaataatattcctACAAAGGAAGTAGAAGTATCTCCAACTTCTCAGCTACAACCTAGACacgaaaaacaaataagtGCCACATTATTGAAACTAATCAAGGATGCCAATAGATATGACCCTAATTGTGAATACAGCTTACCCACAGGGTTTTTAAGGCCACGAAAACCTAAGAAACTTGGTATATACGACGaagtattaaaagaagagcaggaattgaaaaatcaaaaaatattcaagaaaaagcaagaaaaaaaagaatccATACAAAGGTCTaaagaaaagaggaaaCAATCCATGGAAAAGaccaaagaaaagaaaagaaaagaacgGAAACAAAGAACCAGTAAAAATATGAttactaaaaaaagttcACTATCACGAGATATAATCATTGAAGGTAATGGGGAAATTTTTGAACATAAAATGGTAGAATCCACCAATCAAGAGGTTGATGATagaaaattgttaaaagaaattttataCTATCcagaagataaaaataagtcACAAAATAATGACATTCAACAAGAAACAaagattaataaaaaggaaaatgatACAGAAAAAGGGGAGGGGCGcacttattattttatatatatagacaataaaactataaaaaaatattccaaCTTCTTCATCAAAGATTTGCCAAAAGACTCCCCATCAGACTTAATCCAATCCAATCAAATATCACAATTAAACGCTTCAACAACTGTGGAATTCCATCCATCTGTTATATATCCAAATTATAAAGAAACTTTTGAAATTGATTTTACCAATCCTAAAAAATTACTTGTTTACAATCCAATGCTGGAAATTGGCAGAACAATTGAATACAATAGTTTAATATATCTCCCTGCTTTATATACCGACTATGTTGACCAAGAAATTTTGCCCAATTTATTTGAAGcttataaaaatgaaaacgtGGAAAGTTTCCAAAATGcggttttaaaatataacaattaCATCTTAAAAATACCCAAAGATGCCATTACGAAACATTTGTCAAATTTGGAAGCCTTGCCAGTATCTTTTAtccattttatattaacaTCGGTATATGTTAGAACGGTTTTACCAGATgcgaaaaaattaaaaaaatacgtTGCTTTTAGTAACTTCGTGTATGGTGAACTATTGCCAAGTTTCTTGACGACTTGTTATCAACAGTGCGATTTGAATGATgagaaaatttttgttgatttaGGCAGTGGTGTCGGGAACTGTGTTATTCAGGCAGCTTTGGAATATGGTTGTAAATTAAGTTTTGGTTGTGAAATAATGGAAAATGCAAGCGATTTAACTGAATCACAAACTCGggaattagaaaaaagatgCAAATTACTAGGGATAAATTTGGGGAAAACGTTGTTTGAACTAAGAACTAGTTTTGTGGATAATGAAAAAGTTATTgagatattaaaaaagtgtGATGTCTTGCTaattaacaattttatatttgatgCTAAAATGAATGGTTATATTGAGAATTTGATACAAAACGTTAAAGTTGGATGTAAAATTATCactttaaaaactttaagGCCGTATGGATTTATAGCTGATTCGAATAATatagataatattttatgtCGCCTAAAAGTTGACAAGTTTTCATTGCCCGAAGATAGTGTATCGTGGACATATACTGGTGGTGGGGAGTACTACATATCCACTGTAACTGATTTTATTGATGAAAGTTTATTGACTGTACATGCCAGAGTTCGTAATATAAGGAAACCCAATTATTCATATGAATTGTTTCCATTGcaagaagatgaaaatgaGCATTCAATTGGTGGGAAAAAGAGTagaggtaaaaaaaataaggtGAGTAAGAccaaaaagttaaaaaatgacaaaccgaaaaaacaaaaattgaaCAAATAA
- the LRS4 gene encoding Lrs4p (similar to Saccharomyces cerevisiae YDR439W | LRS4 | Loss of RDNA Silencing) — protein MSLLQLLTDYYDSVIESENIYHKHVIQTLLESSSNNNKNNNKKYTKNGRNKMYNNFNEILTLQKQINQLHANITLLSKENEKLKNINLTQRAFWESKLDSAKHQIGKLTENLASIKDSSTDVETDERLRSYNVDKNYHLNPVEHCNKKSVLNNNNGNGNTKLQRKVHLLTPRKNNQILGADMVDITSRNNIPRLRDVLNKKTIFDVNGGYSSSANSDHNKESGEEEEEKKEEEEEEEEDDDDDDDDDDDDTDDLDFIKIQKITKYNVNFLADRNKNNSMIKRKFNDGTLPTYLPPPPTSSSLPDRSVSMNDNIKDSQEDLTLHKNSNSTKRRKLSKVKIISDT, from the coding sequence ATGAGTTTACTTCAATTGTTAACCGATTATTACGATTCTGTAATAGAAtctgaaaatatttatcataAACATGTAATTCAAACCTTATTGGAATCttcatcaaataataacaaaaataataataaaaaatatactaaGAATGGCCGTAATAAAATGTATAACAACTTTAATGAGATATTGACATTACAAAAGCAAATAAACCAATTGCATGCCAACATAACGCTTTTAAGTaaggaaaatgaaaaattgaagaatATTAATTTAACACAAAGAGCCTTTTGGGAAAGTAAGTTGGATTCAGCGAAACATCAAATAGGTAAACTAACGGAAAATTTAGCCTCCATCAAGGATAGTTCTACTGATGTAGAAACTGATGAGAGACTTCGGAGTTACAATGTTGATAAAAACTATCATCTGAATCCAGTAGAACATtgcaacaaaaaaagtgtactcaataataataatggaaatGGCAACACTAAACTTCAACGAAAAGTACATTTGCTGACtccaagaaaaaataatcaaattcTAGGAGCAGATATGGTAGATATTACATCAAGAAATAATATACCTAGATTGAGAGATGtcttgaataaaaaaacaatatttgaTGTTAATGGCGGCTATTCTAGTAGTGCTAATAGCGATCATAATAAAGAATCtggagaagaagaagaagaaaaaaaagaagaagaagaagaagaagaagaagatgatgatgatgatgatgatgatgatgatgatgatacaGATGATCTTGATTTcataaaaattcaaaaaattaccaAGTATAATGTTAATTTCTTAGCTGACCgcaataaaaacaattctATGATTAAAAGAAAGTTTAATGATGGTACGTTACCAACTTATCTACCGCCACCACCAACATCATCATCGCTTCCAGATAGGAGTGTAAGTATGAATGACAACATAAAGGATTCACAAGAAGATTTAACTTTGCATAAAAACAGCAACAGTACCAAAAGAAGGAAATTGtcaaaagttaaaataataagtgATACGTGA
- a CDS encoding adenine phosphoribosyltransferase APT1 (similar to Saccharomyces cerevisiae YML022W | APT1 | Adenine PhosphoribosylTransferase (paralog of YDR441C | APT2)): MTASTQSKSEEKGACLEVLAIELRSALHQYPNFPSKGILFEDFLPIFRSPQLFQKLIDAFILHFKEKFPNTKIDYIVGLEARGFLFGPSVSLALNCGFIPIRKQGKLPGEVVQATYIKEYGRDIFEMQAESMPAGCNIIIMDDIIATGGSALAAGELCKKLNANILEFAFIMELDFLKGREKLQAPVFTLLSSQKEALK, from the coding sequence atgaccGCAAGTACTCAATCTAAGTCAGAAGAAAAAGGTGCTTGTTTAGAAGTTTTGGCTATAGAATTGAGATCTGCCTTGCATCAATACCCAAATTTTCCCTCTAAaggtattttatttgaagaTTTTTTACCAATTTTCAGATCTCCACAATTATTTCAAAAGCTAATCGATGCCTTCATTTTACatttcaaagaaaaattccCAAATACTAAGATAGATTATATAGTGGGTTTAGAAGCTCGtggatttttatttggcCCTTCTGTTTCTTTGGCATTGAACTGTGGATTTATACCTATCAGGAAACAAGGTAAATTACCTGGTGAAGTTGTTCAAGCCACGTATATCAAGGAATATGGTCgtgatatttttgaaatgcAGGCGGAATCCATGCCTGCAGGTTgcaacattattattatggaCGATATTATTGCCACTGGTGGTTCTGCTTTAGCTGCTGGTGAGTTGTGCAAGAAATTAAATGCTAATATTTTAGAATTTGCATTTATTATGGAGTTAGATTTCTTAAAAGGTAGAGAAAAATTGCAAGCTCCTGTTTTTACGTTATTAAGTTCCCAAAAGGAAGCAttgaaataa
- the OST6 gene encoding dolichyl-diphosphooligosaccharide--protein glycotransferase (similar to Saccharomyces cerevisiae YML019W | OST6 | OligoSaccharylTransferase) has protein sequence MYNIFLLLFLFIPSLLCATITPPIPKAATDLISYRDPITGVINIDSIEKYNLLLNNTNISPEYYTALLITKENNNENICLNCQIFENEVYNPVNKILNIYGYNSQVIFMKISSDSFTNSENYQIFHYDLENKIKTVPKLFIFPPFLVPNNDTEIVMAGFDYKKNNFYEFPIPNTILDSKSVKMSLTDYIAKILQVFIEIPLDEREQVSSFMVIFVTCLSIFVFFKKKIYPHVKSFIFRFIAMLASFLIIYGSITGYKFTVINKIPFIARNSDTGEIMWYSGGFSWQFGIEIFEVSGMYILMGLLVLTLIIFPKFYTNSNKKTNSSGPSTLLLLLVLLGTIIVCMALTLLMIYFNSCFKIKYPSYPF, from the coding sequence atgtacaatatctttttacttttatttctatttattcCATCATTGCTTTGTGCAACAATAACTCCTCCAATACCAAAAGCTGCAACTGATTTAATATCATATAGAGATCCAATCACAggtgttattaatatagactcaattgaaaaatataatttattattgaacaatacaaatatttctCCAGAATATTATACTGCATTGCTGATAACtaaagaaaacaataatgaaaatatttgctTGAATTgtcaaatttttgaaaatgaagtTTATAACCCTGTCAATAAAATActtaatatatatggatACAATTCACAGGTTATTTTCATGAAAATTTCATCCGATTCATTTACTAATTCAGAAAACTACCAAATTTTCCATTATGATCtcgaaaataaaattaaaacagttccaaaattgtttattttcccACCATTTTTAGTACCTAATAACGATACGGAAATTGTTATGGCGGGatttgattataaaaaaaataatttttatgaATTCCCCATCCCAAATACGATATTAGACTCTAAAAGTGTAAAAATGAGTTTGACAGATTACATTGCTAAAATTTTACAGgtatttattgaaatcCCGCTTGATGAAAGGGAACAAGTATCGTCATTTATGGTAATTTTCGTAACTTGCCTAAGcattttcgttttttttaaaaaaaaaatatacccACACGTTAAATCTTTTATCTTTAGGTTTATAGCTATGCTAGCAagttttctaataatatatgGTAGTATTACTGGCTATAAATTTACtgttatcaataaaatcCCATTTATTGCCAGAAACTCAGATACAGGTGAAATAATGTGGTATAGCGGTGGGTTTTCTTGGCAATTTGGtattgaaatatttgaagTTAGTGGaatgtatattttaatgGGTCTACTTGTTCTAACGCTAATTATCTTCCCTAAATTTTACAccaacagcaacaaaaaaactaatTCTTCTGGTCCCTcgacattattattattattagtattattaggTACCATTATAGTTTGTATGGCATTGACATTACTTATGATATATTTCAACTCATGcttcaaaatcaaatatcCCAGCTatcctttttaa
- a CDS encoding uncharacterized protein (similar to Saccharomyces cerevisiae YML020W | putative protein of unknown function) — MSDDNKNLPGTTVLLEIQAQQRDPSAVNNLNIQKTRQSSITSPSIWNFWRPSSVSDLDHKININPPVIDNTTNKTIESTSSISSTRSMILDDNVVCEESSVAILSSKQKNNNNNNNNKRTWSLWSLKQKNPEISDVSSKGKEENNVDESDNSTADSVSKIATADSSVNLSKINPNESSLNLINELILQDFITTDIQPQNPKHEHRSNTDISTNTSVNTAIKNGVDQQLLDDSNKNTPTKNNTTANTDEVVIDPDESINVQDKNIVAPQFDTLPAKPILSLIYDFIFPGNFTQFSGIRNILSLSMPVSTPTLTYNTSANNGISLNQSPVPYNSTVLNTPDKSKAEKHLYRNHHYTDIMNPPPKRIMLIGVHGFFPHKNVRKLLGNPTGTSTKFITEAEFSIRKYYKGQKLHIDKIALEREGMVFDRVNFFYDILTKYKEELNSADLIYFVSHSQGCPVSIILLGRLIEDGVIIPDPSFKRKIGILAMAGINNGPLYAMDKTWFAKIYFKFENEMSKELFSFQDFNSIQSRKYMTNLRIIISCNVKICFIGSITDQLVPLYSSSCSFAFHPNIFRSTFIDKDSETPKFLIKVVETANILTNLGLNDHGIIKEISKTLVGPLTGGGHSKIYFEHQVYQMGFQFAWETSHLNEQQPVIFKPYKVSEIGTHLTRLPWCMRGFLNETKNHLGKQVVDEMFTELHNWYPKDEELIRIKDTLQGMLQNI; from the coding sequence ATGTCCGATGATAACAAAAACTTACCTGGTACAACTGTTCTGCTCGAAATCCAAGCTCAACAACGGGATCCTAGTGCCGTCAACAATCTTAATATTCAAAAGACAAGACAAAGTTCAATAACTTCTCCATCCATATGGAATTTTTGGAGACCTTCCTCAGTATCTGATCTGGatcataaaataaatattaatccCCCTGTTATTGATAACACTACCAACAAAACAATTGAATCTACAAGTTCTATATCTTCAACTCGGTCTATGATATTAGATGATAATGTTGTGTGTGAAGAATCGTCAGTTGCTATTTTATCAtcaaaacagaaaaataataataataataataataataaaagaaccTGGTCTTTGTGGTCACTTAAACAAAAGAATCCGGAGATATCTGATGTATCGTCTAAAggtaaagaagaaaataatgttGATGAAAGTGATAATAGTACTGCTGATTCTGTTTCCAAAATAGCCACAGCAGATTCCTCGGTAAACTTGAGCAAAATTAATCCCAATGAATCTTCtttgaatttaattaatgagTTAATACTACAAGATTTTATTACAACAGACATCCAACCACAGAATCCAAAACATGAACATCGTTCAAATACCGACATTTCCACAAATACATCCGTCAATACTGCTATAAAGAATGGTGTAGACCAACAATTATTGGATGATTCAAACAAGAATACACCAACGAAGAACAATACAACTGCTAATACTGACGAGGTTGTTATAGACCCTGATGAATCCATTAATGTTCAAGATAAGAACATCGTAGCACCGCAGTTTGACACCTTGCCAGCAAAACCTATTCTATCCCTAAtttatgattttatttttcctgGAAATTTTACCCAATTCTCTGGAATTCGTAATATATTATCCTTATCTATGCCGGTATCTACACCAACGTTAACTTATAACACTTCTGCAAACAATGGTATCAGTCTGAATCAATCCCCTGTACCTTATAATTCCACTGTTTTGAACACCCCTGACAAATCCAAGGCGGAAAAGCATTTATACAGAAATCATCACTACACAGATATTATGAACCCACCGCCTAAAAGGATCATGTTAATTGGGGTACATGGGTTTTTCCCACATAAAAATGTGCGTAAACTTTTGGGGAATCCGACAGGTACCTCTACGAAATTCATTACAGAAGCTGAGTTTTCGataagaaaatattataaggGCCAAAAATTGCACATTGACAAAATTGCGTTGGAAAGGGAAGGAATGGTTTTTGACAgagtaaattttttttatgatattttaacaaaatacaaagaagaattaaataGTGCTGACTTGATTTACTTTGTTTCCCATTCCCAAGGGTGTCCTGTCAGTATCATTTTGTTGGGTCGTTTAATTGAAGACGGAGTTATAATACCGGATCCTAgctttaaaagaaaaatcgGGATCTTAGCAATGGCAGGGATTAATAATGGACCGCTGTATGCAATGGACAAGACGTGGTTTGCAAAAATCTactttaaatttgaaaatgaaatgtccaaagaattattttcatttcaaGATTTCAATTCAATACAAAGTAGAAAATATATGACAAATTTAAGAATCATTATTTCGTGTAACGTTAAGATCTGCTTCATTGGCTCCATAACCGACCAATTAGTGCCGTTGTACAGTTCTTCATGTTCCTTTGCATTTcatccaaatatttttagatcCACATTTATCGATAAGGATTCAGAAACACccaagtttttaataaaggtTGTTGAAACTGCCAATATATTAACTAACTTGGGGTTAAATGATCATGGGATCATCAAGGAAATAAGTAAAACGTTAGTTGGGCCATTAACAGGGGGGGGTCATTCtaagatttattttgaacaTCAAGTATATCAAATGGGATTTCAATTTGCTTGGGAAACATCTCATTTAAATGAACAACAACCGGTTATTTTCAAACCTTATAAAGTTAGCGAAATAGGAACACATTTAACTAGGTTACCTTGGTGTATGAGAGGCTTTTTAAATGAAACTAAAAATCATTTGGGAAAGCAAGTTGTAGATGAAATGTTTACAGAATTACATAACTGGTATCCAAAGGATGAAGAGTTGATTAGGATTAAAGATACTTTGCAGGGCATGTTACAGAATATATAA